The following coding sequences lie in one Paenibacillus durus ATCC 35681 genomic window:
- a CDS encoding threonine aldolase family protein gives MIRFENDYTEGAHERILKRIVETNEEQTPGYGTDEHCEQARAYIRKACGAENADVHFLVGGTQTNTTIIASILRPHQGAVAAITGHIAVHESGAIEATGHKVLTLPSDDGKIQAKQVRECYEAHWNDVTHEHMVQPGLVYISHPTENGTTYSKSELEELSEVCRECGLPLFMDGARLGYGLASNDSDLSLADIARLCDVFYIGGTKIGALFGEAAVILKDELKKDFRYLIKQKGGLLAKGRLLGIQFETLFEDGLYYEISSHAVEMAMRIREAFVEKGFSLRYDSKTNQQFPILPNEVLMKLGEKYSFSFWEKADANHSVVRFCTSWATKKENVEMLIKDIKELE, from the coding sequence ATGATACGATTTGAAAATGATTATACAGAAGGCGCCCATGAGCGTATTTTGAAACGGATCGTGGAAACCAATGAAGAGCAGACACCCGGGTATGGTACGGACGAACATTGTGAACAAGCCAGAGCCTATATCAGAAAAGCGTGCGGTGCCGAGAATGCGGATGTGCACTTTTTAGTTGGCGGAACGCAGACGAATACTACGATTATCGCTTCCATTTTACGTCCGCATCAAGGCGCGGTTGCTGCGATTACGGGGCATATTGCGGTTCATGAATCGGGAGCGATTGAAGCTACTGGCCATAAAGTGCTGACTTTGCCGAGCGATGATGGAAAAATTCAAGCCAAACAGGTAAGAGAATGTTATGAAGCCCACTGGAATGATGTCACTCATGAGCATATGGTGCAGCCTGGCTTGGTTTACATATCCCACCCTACTGAGAACGGAACGACTTACAGTAAATCCGAATTGGAAGAATTAAGCGAAGTCTGCCGGGAATGCGGGTTGCCATTGTTTATGGATGGCGCGAGGTTAGGCTATGGTCTGGCTTCAAACGACAGCGATTTATCCCTGGCGGATATTGCAAGGCTTTGTGATGTGTTCTACATCGGGGGAACGAAAATCGGTGCGTTGTTTGGGGAAGCAGCAGTGATCCTAAAGGATGAGCTGAAAAAAGATTTTCGGTATTTGATCAAGCAAAAGGGAGGATTACTGGCTAAGGGGAGATTACTCGGAATCCAGTTTGAAACCTTATTTGAAGATGGCTTATACTATGAAATTTCCAGTCATGCCGTAGAAATGGCGATGAGGATTCGAGAGGCATTTGTGGAAAAAGGCTTCTCATTACGATATGATTCCAAAACCAATCAACAGTTTCCCATTTTGCCGAATGAGGTGTTAATGAAATTGGGAGAAAAGTATTCTTTTTCCTTCTGGGAAAAAGCCGATGCTAATCACAGTGTTGTGAGATTCTGTACCAGTTGGGCTACAAAAAAAGAGAATGTTGAAATGCTAATTAAGGATATTAAGGAATTGGAATAG
- a CDS encoding MarR family winged helix-turn-helix transcriptional regulator yields MNLDDNIVADIRQFNRFYTNILGLLDKHVLNTGYSFTEARVILEIGFLEQCIANHLVEKLDIDRSYMSRILAKLSKDGLIIKENSALDSRTSLIRLTAEGTALFNQLNEKSDEQIVRLLQRLSQKEIKELHTSMLTIQKKLEKAEGI; encoded by the coding sequence ATGAATCTGGATGATAATATCGTAGCTGATATACGGCAATTTAACCGGTTTTATACGAATATACTCGGCTTATTGGATAAGCACGTATTGAATACCGGATATTCTTTTACGGAGGCGCGGGTAATTTTAGAGATTGGTTTCCTGGAACAGTGTATCGCCAACCATTTAGTCGAAAAACTGGATATTGATCGCAGCTACATGAGCAGAATCCTAGCCAAGCTCAGTAAAGATGGCCTGATTATTAAGGAAAATTCGGCCTTGGACAGCAGAACGAGTCTGATTCGATTGACAGCCGAAGGGACCGCTCTTTTTAACCAGCTGAATGAAAAATCTGATGAACAAATCGTGAGATTGCTGCAACGTTTATCCCAAAAAGAAATTAAAGAATTACATACTTCGATGTTGACGATTCAGAAGAAATTAGAAAAGGCGGAGGGAATTTGA
- a CDS encoding DinB family protein, whose product MTHIKSLIQNQDGWKWSINPSIPACLQPLVSNLDHCRILMYQSVEGLPAEYVWKRISPTTLSIGNILMHVCGSEHQWIGNKLGGITLERDRDLEMSATRGKDVAELLHAWSIVQAQSIDVLSQFNESDLDRLFTEDRLTIPFVLHYCAQHLAFHAGQLVLLRKWFEPSFQLYKDHV is encoded by the coding sequence ATGACTCATATCAAATCGCTGATCCAAAACCAGGATGGCTGGAAATGGAGCATCAACCCGTCCATCCCTGCTTGTCTTCAACCCCTTGTCTCCAATCTTGACCATTGCCGGATATTGATGTACCAAAGCGTTGAAGGTTTGCCGGCTGAGTATGTTTGGAAACGTATCTCCCCCACAACCCTATCCATCGGAAACATTTTGATGCATGTATGCGGATCAGAGCACCAATGGATCGGAAACAAACTGGGGGGCATCACCTTGGAACGTGACCGGGACCTGGAAATGTCCGCAACACGCGGGAAGGATGTAGCGGAGCTCCTCCATGCATGGAGTATCGTTCAAGCCCAAAGTATAGACGTACTTAGCCAGTTCAACGAATCGGATCTAGACCGGCTGTTTACAGAAGACCGGTTGACCATCCCGTTTGTGCTGCATTATTGCGCGCAGCATCTTGCCTTTCATGCCGGACAGCTGGTTTTACTGCGAAAATGGTTCGAACCGTCCTTCCAGTTGTACAAGGACCACGTTTAA
- a CDS encoding arginase family protein, producing the protein MEKEDGIVARNTLLQQARSAKGLIHKHNPERIVVLGGDCSVELAPFAYLNEKYNGDTALLWVDAHPDVSIPEDFEHHHAHVLANLLGVGDREFVAEVPRFFNPEQVLFVGLNDMLEPLNSEPLRHMKLARVGPDEIKQDSSRVLQWLEERKPSKIMIHFDLDVLDMKEFRSLLVAYPGTYEEYKKRFPQGSSMETIIRVLQDAAKSYEVVGLGITEHFPWDSLFLQNMLSRLPLIGDIHNKERLAFNNL; encoded by the coding sequence TTGGAAAAAGAAGATGGAATAGTGGCCCGAAACACCTTACTGCAACAGGCTCGTTCTGCCAAAGGACTCATTCACAAACATAACCCTGAGCGTATTGTCGTTCTAGGAGGAGATTGCAGCGTGGAACTTGCTCCTTTTGCATATTTGAATGAAAAATATAATGGTGATACAGCGTTGTTATGGGTTGATGCGCACCCTGATGTCTCCATCCCCGAAGATTTTGAACACCATCACGCCCATGTCCTTGCCAATTTGCTGGGGGTAGGTGATCGGGAATTTGTTGCTGAGGTCCCTCGTTTTTTTAATCCTGAACAAGTGCTGTTTGTAGGATTGAATGATATGTTGGAACCTCTAAACTCCGAACCTTTGCGTCATATGAAATTAGCTCGTGTCGGTCCGGATGAAATTAAACAGGATAGCTCTAGGGTGCTCCAATGGTTGGAAGAGCGAAAACCTTCAAAAATTATGATTCATTTTGACCTGGATGTATTGGATATGAAAGAGTTCCGTTCCCTTTTGGTTGCTTATCCCGGAACGTATGAGGAATACAAGAAGAGGTTTCCCCAAGGTTCGAGTATGGAAACCATTATTCGAGTATTACAAGATGCAGCCAAATCATATGAAGTAGTCGGCTTAGGTATCACTGAACATTTCCCTTGGGACTCTTTATTCCTACAGAACATGCTGTCCCGCCTACCTCTGATTGGCGATATCCATAATAAAGAACGCCTCGCATTTAATAATCTTTAA
- a CDS encoding NAD(P)H-dependent flavin oxidoreductase, whose protein sequence is MENNNRITSILGIKYPIVQAAMSWITDAKMVAAVSNAGGMGVLGPHGGYNVAPSGGPTEVGERLRNEIRKIKELTDKPFAVNLYMPKEDSNIYSKTTFEVALEEDVKYFVAVGEVNKTMIEEIKNHNGILLFRELTPTVEGAKMAEGYGADIIIATGYDEGGWIPQNRIGTFSIVPTIVDAVNIPVLATGGINDIRGVRAAFALGAEGVYVGTRFIVSEECPAADATKQDIIHSKAADLLLVSSLQRSTPHKLARELEAMYRNGEPSHKIEKKIGEQGGLLPGMLLGKLDEGIISVNTAIDLITEVKSCKEIIHELMADFIK, encoded by the coding sequence ATGGAAAACAACAACAGGATCACAAGTATACTTGGTATAAAATATCCGATTGTGCAAGCAGCAATGTCTTGGATTACAGACGCAAAAATGGTCGCAGCCGTATCCAATGCAGGAGGAATGGGTGTTTTAGGTCCCCATGGCGGTTACAATGTGGCTCCATCTGGTGGTCCAACTGAAGTTGGTGAAAGGCTTCGTAATGAGATCCGCAAAATAAAAGAATTGACCGATAAACCTTTTGCTGTAAACCTATATATGCCAAAAGAAGACTCGAATATATATTCAAAGACCACTTTCGAGGTGGCCCTTGAAGAAGACGTTAAATATTTTGTCGCTGTTGGTGAAGTCAATAAAACGATGATTGAAGAAATCAAGAACCATAACGGTATTTTACTTTTTCGTGAATTGACTCCTACTGTCGAAGGTGCAAAAATGGCGGAGGGGTATGGTGCAGATATCATTATTGCGACCGGCTATGATGAAGGTGGATGGATCCCTCAGAATCGAATCGGCACGTTCTCCATCGTTCCAACGATCGTAGATGCCGTAAATATCCCGGTTTTAGCTACAGGCGGCATTAATGATATCCGCGGCGTGAGAGCAGCTTTTGCTCTTGGAGCTGAAGGAGTTTATGTAGGAACGCGTTTCATTGTATCCGAAGAATGCCCGGCTGCAGATGCCACGAAACAAGATATTATTCATTCTAAAGCTGCAGATCTGCTTCTAGTGTCGTCTCTGCAACGGTCCACGCCACATAAACTTGCTCGTGAATTAGAGGCCATGTATAGAAATGGTGAGCCATCCCACAAAATTGAAAAGAAAATAGGCGAGCAAGGTGGTCTTCTTCCCGGGATGCTGCTAGGAAAACTTGATGAGGGAATCATTTCGGTGAACACAGCGATAGACCTAATTACTGAAGTAAAGAGCTGTAAAGAAATCATCCATGAATTGATGGCTGATTTTATAAAGTAA
- a CDS encoding MerR family transcriptional regulator, which produces MTYLSISEMAKFNNVSIQTLRFYDKVDIFKPEYVNPDNRYRYYSVKQICDLDIIKYLKHIGVSLEEIRRIIKLPPESMCEFLDKQELIIDEQIQKLKNTKKLLAHHKNQLQEQTRLLDQELGVVYTRKIDERSVLKVDCKNIVTPLDQHNLNFRGLAIALEKEGTAMAPLCGCVYPLKDYDSTEKIHYSSLYTSTSKTDLTSLPLDVYVDSIPEGTYMCIAFKWSKTEYYDHFCKLKKAYDLLGSSNENNVYEVSLPNNYASANDEDFITELQIQIKV; this is translated from the coding sequence GTGACATATTTATCTATAAGTGAGATGGCAAAGTTTAATAATGTATCCATTCAAACTCTTCGTTTTTATGATAAAGTCGACATTTTTAAACCAGAATATGTTAATCCTGATAACCGGTATCGTTATTATAGTGTGAAGCAAATTTGTGACCTAGACATAATTAAGTACTTAAAGCACATTGGTGTGTCTCTTGAAGAAATCCGCCGCATAATAAAACTGCCGCCTGAGTCCATGTGTGAGTTCTTGGATAAACAGGAGCTCATTATAGACGAGCAAATCCAAAAACTAAAGAATACTAAAAAGCTGCTTGCTCACCACAAAAACCAGCTCCAAGAGCAAACGCGTCTACTCGATCAGGAACTTGGTGTCGTCTATACCCGCAAAATAGATGAACGATCCGTGTTAAAAGTAGATTGCAAAAACATAGTGACTCCACTTGATCAACATAATTTAAATTTCAGAGGACTCGCTATAGCACTTGAAAAAGAAGGAACTGCCATGGCTCCTTTATGTGGCTGCGTTTATCCTTTAAAAGATTATGATTCGACAGAAAAGATACATTACAGTAGTCTTTATACTTCTACTTCTAAAACGGATTTAACTTCCTTACCATTAGATGTTTATGTTGATTCGATTCCAGAAGGTACGTATATGTGCATCGCCTTTAAGTGGTCTAAAACAGAATATTACGATCATTTTTGCAAATTAAAAAAAGCCTACGATTTATTAGGCTCTTCAAACGAAAATAATGTATACGAAGTTTCACTTCCAAATAATTATGCTTCTGCAAACGATGAAGACTTTATTACCGAACTCCAAATACAAATAAAAGTTTAG
- a CDS encoding GyrI-like domain-containing protein: MNIKVETLPNYRIAYVRQVGPYGPANTQAMEKLKKWAAEKNLLTESAIILGIPQDNPEITLPEHCRYDVCIVISKDYPMDDSIPVSELPGGKYVVFKVKHTAEDIQKAWAEFFPALQNSGYQMDNKPIMERYAGDMINHHFCEICVPVKPL; this comes from the coding sequence ATGAATATTAAAGTCGAAACTCTTCCAAATTATCGCATCGCCTATGTGCGGCAAGTTGGTCCCTATGGTCCTGCTAATACTCAAGCCATGGAAAAATTAAAAAAATGGGCGGCGGAGAAAAATCTGCTTACTGAATCAGCAATAATTCTCGGCATTCCACAAGATAACCCTGAAATAACACTTCCTGAACACTGTAGATATGATGTATGTATCGTCATTTCAAAAGATTATCCGATGGATGATTCTATTCCCGTAAGTGAACTTCCCGGGGGAAAATATGTTGTTTTCAAAGTCAAACATACAGCGGAGGATATTCAAAAAGCATGGGCGGAATTTTTTCCAGCCTTACAAAATAGCGGGTATCAAATGGACAACAAACCGATTATGGAAAGATACGCGGGTGACATGATTAACCATCATTTTTGCGAAATATGTGTTCCTGTAAAACCGTTATAG
- a CDS encoding aldo/keto reductase, translated as MKYVRLGNSGLIVSKLAFGAMTFGSGNIPSVYKVGQDQAQELVDRALAAGINFFDTADAYADGQSEEMLGRLLGTRRKETIIATKAGNRVGPGLLQTGLSRKHLFDACEASLARLNTDYIDLYIVHKTDPFTPLEETLEALNDLVRQGKVRYIGYSNWPAWMAAQAIQMQRERGWATFINGQMYYSLVGRDIEHDTIPFMKNNGVGLTVWSPLAGGFLSGKYTRDNLNDPNNRLSGFDFLPHDKEWGFTVLDSIRDIAQEHDVTPAQVSLAWLLAQPQVSSVLVGSSKIPQLEDNLRTVELNLSAEQLAALDQLTRPTPLYPNWFTTMTLDARIVEALK; from the coding sequence ATGAAATATGTGCGATTGGGAAATTCCGGACTTATCGTATCGAAGCTGGCGTTCGGGGCAATGACATTCGGCTCAGGGAACATTCCGAGCGTGTATAAAGTAGGGCAAGATCAGGCGCAGGAGCTGGTGGACCGGGCACTCGCCGCCGGGATCAATTTCTTCGACACGGCGGACGCTTATGCGGACGGACAAAGCGAAGAAATGCTGGGAAGGCTGCTCGGCACGCGCCGGAAAGAAACGATCATCGCTACCAAAGCCGGCAATCGTGTCGGTCCCGGTCTTTTGCAAACCGGGTTATCCCGTAAACACTTGTTCGACGCGTGCGAGGCGAGCTTAGCCCGGTTAAACACCGATTATATCGACTTGTACATCGTCCACAAAACCGATCCGTTTACCCCTCTCGAAGAAACGCTTGAGGCACTTAACGATCTGGTCCGGCAGGGCAAGGTTCGCTACATCGGCTATTCCAATTGGCCGGCATGGATGGCCGCTCAAGCCATTCAGATGCAGCGTGAACGCGGGTGGGCTACTTTTATTAACGGACAAATGTACTATTCTTTAGTCGGCCGTGATATTGAGCACGATACGATACCATTCATGAAAAACAACGGCGTCGGGCTGACGGTTTGGAGCCCCTTGGCCGGCGGTTTCTTAAGTGGCAAATATACCCGAGACAATCTGAACGATCCGAATAATCGGCTGAGCGGCTTCGATTTTCTCCCGCATGACAAGGAGTGGGGCTTTACAGTTCTGGATTCGATTCGAGATATTGCTCAGGAACATGACGTAACGCCGGCACAAGTTTCGCTCGCTTGGCTGCTTGCCCAACCTCAAGTCAGCAGCGTGCTAGTAGGCTCGAGCAAAATCCCCCAATTGGAAGATAATTTGCGCACCGTCGAGCTGAATTTGTCGGCGGAACAGCTCGCGGCACTGGATCAATTGACGCGCCCGACTCCGCTATATCCGAACTGGTTTACAACGATGACACTGGATGCCCGCATTGTGGAGGCGCTGAAATAA
- a CDS encoding helix-turn-helix transcriptional regulator: protein MPDSPVVTSDALGWSELKFSGWEGVSPQAAYEPALSDHLIVIHTTPEPVRVFERADGYSGEGIAIPGDINLFSAGDTSFCRWEGALSFLRLDLSPALTDKVAAELELPLGGGSAIDFGRHIRLNDDRVWQVAQWLSEDLRNGGPGGRLYADSLIRMLSVHLLHRYGMASGRKSALPRRMARKQLDGALQFIHAFLEQDISLDDIAAAAHVSSSHLVRLFKEATGLPPHQYVIQERIRKAQKLLSEGQAVTEVAAMLGFNDQSHLHRHFKRFVGVTPREFVQSIR from the coding sequence GTGCCTGATTCACCTGTAGTGACCAGCGACGCCCTGGGTTGGTCCGAGTTAAAATTCTCAGGCTGGGAAGGCGTTTCACCGCAAGCAGCATACGAACCGGCTTTGTCCGACCACCTGATTGTGATCCATACGACTCCCGAGCCGGTACGGGTGTTCGAGCGGGCGGACGGATATAGCGGAGAAGGGATAGCGATACCGGGCGACATCAATCTATTCTCTGCGGGGGATACGTCGTTCTGCAGGTGGGAAGGTGCTCTTTCCTTTCTGCGCCTGGATTTGTCGCCGGCGTTAACCGATAAAGTCGCGGCTGAGCTGGAACTCCCTCTCGGCGGCGGTAGCGCCATCGATTTCGGCAGACATATACGGTTGAACGACGACCGTGTTTGGCAGGTAGCGCAGTGGCTGTCCGAAGATTTGAGGAACGGCGGGCCGGGCGGCAGACTCTATGCCGATTCGCTCATCCGGATGCTGTCCGTTCATTTGCTTCATCGTTATGGCATGGCTTCCGGACGGAAGTCCGCTTTACCGCGGCGGATGGCGCGGAAGCAGTTGGATGGCGCCTTGCAATTCATTCATGCGTTTCTCGAGCAGGACATCTCCTTGGACGATATTGCGGCTGCGGCGCATGTCAGCTCGTCTCATCTGGTTCGTCTCTTCAAAGAAGCTACAGGACTCCCCCCTCACCAATATGTCATTCAAGAAAGAATTCGCAAAGCGCAGAAGCTGCTGAGCGAAGGGCAGGCCGTGACTGAAGTAGCGGCCATGCTCGGTTTCAACGATCAGAGCCATTTGCACCGCCATTTCAAGCGCTTTGTTGGCGTCACCCCGCGCGAGTTTGTACAAAGTATCCGATAA
- a CDS encoding DMT family transporter, with amino-acid sequence MAIILMIFAVLAGMALPTQFSVNAQLRTVVGSPIIASAISFTVGAAALIIVSLFGKGISIKKEWFEAPWWMWTGGLLGASYVLATTILMPRIGAAATVGYILAGQVVASIVIDHFGLIGANAHTLNIPRLFGALLVIGGVIIVQKF; translated from the coding sequence ATGGCTATTATATTAATGATATTTGCAGTATTGGCAGGCATGGCTCTCCCCACCCAATTTAGTGTTAATGCGCAATTGAGAACCGTAGTAGGCTCACCTATTATAGCTTCTGCCATTTCATTTACGGTTGGAGCTGCGGCTTTAATAATCGTATCGTTATTTGGAAAAGGAATTTCTATTAAGAAAGAATGGTTTGAAGCACCTTGGTGGATGTGGACAGGGGGATTATTAGGCGCTTCCTATGTGTTAGCAACTACTATACTTATGCCTAGAATAGGCGCGGCTGCCACAGTTGGATATATTTTGGCAGGGCAAGTAGTAGCCTCCATTGTAATTGATCACTTTGGTTTAATTGGTGCAAATGCGCATACATTAAACATTCCCCGATTATTTGGAGCGCTTTTGGTTATTGGAGGGGTCATCATAGTTCAAAAATTTTGA
- a CDS encoding TetR/AcrR family transcriptional regulator, protein MGRVAEQRKNQILRATLNAIADKGYDAVTLQDIADYADVSKGVTNYYFENKDDVFYHLFEWLTEKIYQNEHEAIEKETSAVNKLKAYVNDAFTSPKANKRFFRVYLDFLSRASRNTRLREINLKFYENCWSLGREIVLLGNQEGVFSVVDVDQAAAAIRAMIDGSLIQWLMRDDESIELHQFYRDTCYQTILGYLTNRISD, encoded by the coding sequence ATGGGACGTGTTGCGGAACAACGAAAAAACCAGATATTGAGGGCAACTCTTAACGCTATTGCGGATAAGGGATATGATGCCGTTACTTTACAGGATATTGCCGATTATGCTGATGTAAGCAAAGGAGTAACCAATTATTACTTTGAAAATAAGGATGATGTGTTCTATCACCTTTTTGAGTGGCTGACGGAGAAAATTTATCAAAATGAACATGAAGCTATTGAAAAAGAAACTTCAGCTGTCAATAAATTGAAAGCCTACGTAAACGACGCCTTTACCAGTCCAAAAGCGAATAAACGATTTTTTAGAGTTTATCTTGATTTCCTTTCAAGGGCGAGCCGAAATACCCGCTTACGTGAGATTAACCTAAAATTTTATGAAAACTGCTGGTCTCTAGGTAGAGAGATCGTATTATTAGGCAACCAAGAGGGCGTTTTTTCGGTGGTTGATGTAGATCAGGCTGCCGCTGCCATACGTGCAATGATTGACGGTTCGTTAATACAGTGGTTAATGAGAGATGATGAAAGCATTGAATTGCATCAATTTTATCGTGATACCTGTTATCAAACCATACTAGGTTATCTAACCAATCGAATTAGCGATTGA
- a CDS encoding AraC family transcriptional regulator: MPQWDRHKKRIVNIEFVAVEELKLLPYPERSTLVFITSGSLKGMLNQRPITISAPGILCLTEDDQMQVMEKNDVSAQSFSFHAEFLNTIRLTETEAHFPAAPRIQTGLSLFERGYTHHGVPRISEKAYPLLFEWFFIMGTEVQAQSDDLWVCRIKKYLIQIMGLLEELNQSREHSPVEAVLDYIHTNYARKISLEDLTVCAHLNRMTLNKLFQDRCGKTAISYLQSHRLKVASELLTHTDMSLSDIAQATGFEYDTYLIKQFNAKKGMSPTMYRRLSRQFAVIQ; the protein is encoded by the coding sequence ATGCCGCAATGGGATCGGCACAAGAAGCGTATCGTGAATATCGAATTTGTTGCAGTGGAGGAGCTTAAGCTTCTACCCTATCCCGAACGGTCTACACTGGTGTTTATTACATCCGGCAGCTTGAAGGGGATGTTGAACCAGAGGCCCATAACCATTAGCGCTCCTGGCATCCTTTGTCTGACCGAGGATGATCAGATGCAGGTAATGGAAAAGAATGATGTATCCGCCCAGTCCTTTAGCTTTCATGCCGAGTTTCTGAACACGATCAGGCTGACCGAAACTGAGGCGCATTTTCCTGCAGCTCCCAGAATACAAACTGGTCTATCGCTGTTTGAGCGCGGATATACGCATCATGGCGTGCCTCGCATAAGCGAAAAAGCGTATCCGTTATTATTTGAATGGTTCTTTATTATGGGCACCGAGGTGCAGGCGCAAAGCGACGACCTCTGGGTATGCCGGATCAAAAAGTACCTCATTCAAATTATGGGGCTGCTGGAGGAGCTGAATCAAAGCCGGGAGCACTCGCCCGTAGAGGCGGTACTGGATTATATTCACACGAACTACGCGAGAAAAATTTCGCTGGAGGATTTGACGGTCTGTGCCCATTTGAACCGTATGACGCTGAATAAGCTGTTTCAGGATAGGTGCGGGAAAACAGCGATTAGTTATTTGCAATCGCATCGCTTGAAGGTTGCAAGCGAGTTGCTGACGCATACGGATATGAGTCTGAGTGACATTGCGCAGGCGACTGGATTTGAGTATGACACCTATTTGATCAAACAGTTTAACGCCAAAAAAGGAATGTCCCCGACCATGTACCGGAGGTTATCCCGTCAATTCGCTGTCATTCAATAA
- a CDS encoding epoxide hydrolase family protein yields the protein MTVERFRIHVSDNILDDLKERLHRVRWPDQLEGSEWELGTDLYELQSLVSYWRDQYDWRAQEAELNRFSQYRCTIDGIDVHFVHERGKGPNPIPIILTHGWPDSYLRYHKIIPLLTDPASYGGRPEDAFDVIVPSLPGFGFSGRPTQPGFNNLTVSEMWAKLMTSVLGYSRFVAAGGDVGSGVTRYLAANHPELLYGIHLTDVGIIRDLLSAHNEDALTEEERQYKISASRWIAQEGGYMSLQSTKPQTLAYGLSDSPAGLAGWILEKFRAWSDCKDNLLQKFSEDDLLTAIMIYWVTNTIGSSTRIYYENSHTLPPLGRIEVPAGIAIFPADIALPPKSWIMRNLNVTRWTEMPSGGHFTAMEEPERMADDIRGFCRPFRAENN from the coding sequence ATGACAGTTGAACGCTTTCGCATTCATGTCTCCGATAATATTCTTGACGATCTGAAAGAACGGCTCCATCGCGTCCGCTGGCCTGATCAATTAGAAGGCTCAGAATGGGAGCTAGGAACAGATTTATATGAATTGCAATCACTTGTCTCCTATTGGAGAGATCAGTACGATTGGCGCGCGCAGGAAGCCGAGTTGAACCGCTTTTCCCAGTATCGCTGCACGATTGACGGCATTGACGTGCATTTCGTCCATGAGCGCGGCAAAGGGCCAAACCCTATCCCTATTATTCTTACCCATGGATGGCCAGATAGTTATCTTCGTTATCACAAAATCATTCCACTGCTGACGGATCCGGCGAGTTACGGCGGTCGTCCGGAGGACGCATTTGATGTCATTGTCCCTTCGCTTCCGGGCTTTGGCTTCTCCGGCCGTCCAACCCAGCCTGGCTTCAACAATTTGACCGTTTCCGAAATGTGGGCAAAGCTCATGACATCCGTATTAGGCTACAGCCGCTTTGTCGCTGCAGGCGGGGATGTTGGCTCGGGGGTTACCCGCTATCTGGCTGCCAATCATCCAGAGCTTCTATACGGCATCCATTTAACGGATGTTGGCATTATTAGAGATCTCTTGTCTGCTCATAATGAGGATGCGCTTACGGAAGAAGAACGGCAGTATAAAATCAGTGCTTCCAGATGGATTGCGCAGGAGGGAGGCTATATGTCGCTTCAGTCGACGAAGCCTCAGACGCTTGCTTATGGACTTTCAGATTCTCCTGCAGGCTTGGCCGGCTGGATTCTCGAGAAATTTCGCGCATGGAGCGACTGTAAGGATAACCTTCTACAGAAGTTTAGCGAGGATGATCTGCTGACTGCGATTATGATCTATTGGGTGACGAACACGATTGGATCGTCCACGCGCATCTATTATGAGAATTCCCATACGCTGCCGCCGCTAGGACGAATAGAGGTCCCTGCCGGCATCGCCATTTTCCCTGCAGATATCGCGCTTCCGCCTAAGTCATGGATCATGCGCAATCTGAATGTGACTCGCTGGACGGAAATGCCTTCCGGCGGCCATTTCACGGCGATGGAAGAGCCTGAGCGGATGGCCGATGACATTCGCGGGTTTTGCAGGCCCTTCAGGGCGGAAAACAACTAA
- a CDS encoding DUF6254 family protein, whose amino-acid sequence MAHQKRRNEAAWKSRKQEQHPHGKIKSLKELSSEYEEKHTTL is encoded by the coding sequence ATGGCTCACCAGAAGAGAAGGAACGAAGCTGCCTGGAAGTCACGAAAGCAAGAACAGCATCCCCATGGTAAAATCAAATCGCTCAAGGAATTGTCCAGCGAATATGAAGAGAAGCATACTACTTTATAA
- a CDS encoding helix-turn-helix domain-containing protein, producing the protein METIGDKVKAVRLKYNLNQIAFAEKIGISQGRLSEIEQERPNH; encoded by the coding sequence ATGGAAACCATTGGAGATAAGGTGAAAGCAGTTCGCTTAAAATACAATTTAAACCAAATTGCTTTTGCAGAAAAAATAGGGATTTCTCAAGGTAGGCTTAGTGAAATTGAGCAGGAAAGGCCAAACCATTAG